Proteins found in one Candidatus Binatia bacterium genomic segment:
- a CDS encoding DUF3047 domain-containing protein, whose product MGIAQDLRVAARRWRSVRGGKSASSQAAVERGALRSWFSSLEKLEHSGAIVSAKIYDVEASQLPWLDTRLDLDDGEWVSTFAAGRVVLSDPLDLWVGPQFQLWMRVGEGGAIFNGTRDSHSFRVEAPGRLYLAGYFPGQWGDDSGRISTSLNDYRKFRGGLTVVVIRWRSDAAAGLAALSAADGTGRLAAEQARIAKPVPAPEGWRYLWMLGQSDIFRSAVEDERPCIACHTERNVSILQHDAAFDLTEGSNLRWSWKIDELPSMLREDTQASHDYLSVAVEFENGRDITYTWSAELPAGTGYWCPLPTWKDREFHVVVRSGNNDLESWVDEERDLIADYRRYIGEPPRRVVRVWLIAVSIFQRRRGRAFFGKFVLQDKDGRRLEID is encoded by the coding sequence ATGGGAATCGCCCAGGATCTTCGGGTCGCCGCGCGACGGTGGCGGTCGGTCCGCGGCGGCAAATCGGCCAGCAGCCAGGCGGCGGTCGAACGCGGCGCGCTCCGGAGCTGGTTCTCTTCGCTCGAGAAGCTCGAGCACTCAGGCGCGATCGTTTCGGCGAAGATCTATGACGTGGAAGCCTCGCAGCTTCCGTGGCTCGATACGCGTCTCGATCTCGACGACGGCGAGTGGGTTTCGACGTTCGCGGCGGGACGCGTCGTATTGTCCGATCCGCTCGACCTCTGGGTTGGGCCCCAGTTCCAGCTCTGGATGAGGGTCGGGGAGGGCGGTGCGATCTTCAACGGCACCCGCGACTCGCACAGCTTTCGTGTGGAGGCGCCGGGACGCCTGTACCTGGCCGGCTACTTTCCCGGACAGTGGGGAGACGACAGCGGCCGCATCTCGACGTCGCTCAACGACTATCGAAAGTTCCGCGGCGGATTGACTGTCGTCGTCATTCGCTGGCGCAGCGACGCTGCTGCCGGCCTCGCGGCACTTTCCGCGGCAGATGGCACAGGACGCCTGGCCGCCGAGCAAGCGAGAATCGCGAAGCCGGTTCCCGCGCCGGAAGGGTGGCGCTACCTGTGGATGCTCGGCCAGAGCGACATTTTCCGGAGCGCAGTCGAAGACGAGCGTCCCTGCATCGCGTGCCACACCGAGCGCAACGTCAGCATCCTGCAGCACGATGCGGCGTTCGATCTCACCGAGGGCAGCAACCTTCGATGGAGCTGGAAGATCGACGAGCTTCCGTCGATGCTGCGCGAAGACACGCAGGCCTCGCACGATTACCTGAGCGTCGCCGTCGAGTTCGAGAACGGGCGCGACATCACCTACACGTGGAGCGCCGAGCTTCCCGCCGGCACCGGCTATTGGTGCCCGCTGCCGACGTGGAAGGACCGCGAGTTCCACGTCGTCGTACGAAGCGGCAACAACGATCTCGAGAGCTGGGTCGACGAAGAGCGTGATCTCATTGCCGACTACCGTCGTTACATCGGCGAGCCTCCGCGCCGCGTCGTGCGCGTCTGGCTGATTGCCGTCAGTATCTTCCAGAGGCGGCGGGGCAGGGCGTTCTTCGGCAAGTTCGTGCTGCAGGACAAGGACGGGCGGCGGCTCGAGATTGACTGA
- a CDS encoding glycosyltransferase family 2 protein translates to MPRFSILILTWNGRDLLVDCLAAVHKQTFTDYEVLVVDNGSSDGSAELVRTSFPRVRVIELATNTGFCAGNNTAYAASTGELVLLLNNDAELDENFLAQMDDAADRDRDFGMFASNVRMFDRRDVFDSTGLLVYPDGLCRSRGWLERDTGQYREADEVLCPNGCAAVYRRAMLEDVGLFEESYFAYLEDLDLGLRGQLRGWRCRYVPGAVAFHKKSMTSGYHSALKAYLVERNRIWNAVRLLPLRILLLSPLWTIARYTAQGYAAASGRGMSSTFSRDYSHAALIGILARAYANALSRLPEVWRQRRTIQGRRRLGALQVYRLLQRYRLPLRELAFKD, encoded by the coding sequence ATGCCCCGATTTTCGATCCTCATCCTGACCTGGAACGGGCGCGATCTTCTCGTCGATTGCCTCGCGGCCGTCCACAAGCAGACCTTCACCGATTACGAAGTCCTCGTCGTCGACAACGGCTCGAGCGACGGAAGCGCCGAGCTGGTTCGCACCTCCTTCCCCCGCGTGCGCGTCATCGAGCTGGCGACCAACACCGGTTTCTGCGCCGGCAACAACACTGCGTACGCGGCATCGACGGGCGAGCTGGTGCTGCTGCTCAACAACGACGCCGAGCTCGACGAAAATTTTCTCGCGCAAATGGACGACGCGGCCGACCGGGATCGGGATTTCGGGATGTTCGCCAGCAACGTAAGAATGTTCGATCGCCGCGACGTCTTCGATTCCACGGGGCTGCTGGTCTACCCCGACGGCCTTTGCCGCTCGCGCGGCTGGCTCGAGCGCGACACCGGACAGTACCGGGAAGCCGACGAAGTACTTTGTCCGAACGGCTGCGCGGCGGTCTATCGGCGCGCGATGCTCGAGGACGTCGGGCTTTTCGAAGAATCCTACTTCGCATACCTCGAGGACCTCGACCTCGGCCTTCGCGGCCAGCTTCGCGGCTGGCGCTGCCGCTACGTGCCCGGCGCAGTCGCCTTTCACAAGAAATCGATGACGAGCGGGTACCACTCGGCGCTCAAGGCGTATCTCGTCGAGCGCAATCGCATCTGGAATGCCGTGCGCCTGCTTCCTCTTCGCATCCTGCTGCTGAGCCCGCTGTGGACGATCGCGCGCTACACGGCGCAGGGCTATGCGGCGGCCAGCGGGCGAGGAATGTCGAGTACCTTCAGCCGCGACTATTCCCATGCAGCGCTGATCGGCATCCTTGCGCGGGCTTACGCCAATGCGCTCTCGCGTCTTCCCGAGGTGTGGCGCCAGAGGCGGACGATCCAGGGGCGGCGGCGCCTGGGCGCGCTCCAGGTATACCGATTGCTGCAGCGCTACCGACTTCCGCTTCGCGAGCTGGCGTTCAAGGATTGA